The Alphaproteobacteria bacterium genome contains a region encoding:
- the fabZ gene encoding 3-hydroxyacyl-ACP dehydratase FabZ: MTGTTIEAAGVKEILEALPHRYPFLMVDRVIEMKGDESAIGIKNVTFNEPQFMGHFPGQPVFPGVLMIEGMAQTAGVMCITSGIVGKVKSVYFMTIDKAKFRKPVGPGDTIEYHMKKKTRRKTMWWYQAEAKVAGELVAEAEIGAMLIEA; the protein is encoded by the coding sequence ATGACGGGCACCACGATCGAAGCTGCCGGGGTCAAGGAAATCCTCGAGGCGCTGCCGCACCGCTACCCCTTCCTGATGGTTGACCGCGTCATCGAGATGAAGGGCGACGAATCCGCCATCGGGATCAAGAACGTCACCTTCAACGAGCCGCAGTTCATGGGCCACTTTCCCGGCCAGCCGGTATTTCCCGGCGTGCTGATGATCGAGGGCATGGCGCAGACTGCGGGCGTGATGTGCATCACGTCGGGAATAGTCGGAAAGGTAAAGTCGGTTTATTTCATGACCATCGACAAGGCGAAGTTCCGCAAGCCGGTCGGGCCGGGAGACACGATCGAGTACCACATGAAGAAGAAGACGCGGCGCAAGACCATGTGGTGGTATCAGGCCGAAGCCAAGGTCGCCGGTGAGCTTGTGGCTGAAGCGGAAATCGGCGCCATGCTAATCGAGGCGTGA
- the lpxA gene encoding acyl-ACP--UDP-N-acetylglucosamine O-acyltransferase codes for MLAIDPTARVAPSAVIGANVEIGPYCVIGPNVAVGDNCKLVAHVHLAGHTTIGPDCTIYPFASLGTPPQSVRYRGGPTRLVVGARCQIRESVTINIGTEDGGGITTVGDDCFLMIGAHVGHDCHVGNKVNFANNAVLGGHCEIGDYVFLGGHCAVHQFTRIGESAMISGYSALSDDVIPFGFVLHAIGRLVGLNIIGMRRRGVPKENIRAVQRAYALLFEGEGEFAPRIDKLEAELGSVPEVARIIAFLRTKGRRPVMLTRVRGRRTDDPE; via the coding sequence ATGCTGGCGATTGATCCCACCGCACGCGTCGCACCGAGCGCGGTCATCGGCGCGAATGTCGAGATCGGCCCTTATTGCGTGATCGGGCCGAACGTTGCGGTTGGCGACAACTGCAAGCTCGTCGCGCATGTGCACCTTGCCGGCCACACCACGATCGGCCCCGATTGCACGATCTATCCGTTCGCCTCGCTCGGCACGCCGCCGCAGTCGGTGCGCTATCGCGGCGGGCCGACGCGGCTCGTCGTCGGCGCGCGCTGCCAGATCCGCGAAAGCGTCACGATCAACATCGGCACCGAAGACGGCGGCGGCATCACCACGGTCGGCGATGACTGCTTCCTGATGATCGGCGCGCATGTTGGTCACGACTGCCATGTCGGCAACAAAGTGAATTTCGCCAACAACGCGGTGCTGGGCGGACATTGCGAGATCGGCGACTACGTATTTCTCGGCGGTCACTGCGCCGTGCATCAGTTCACCCGGATCGGCGAGAGCGCAATGATCTCCGGGTATTCGGCGCTGAGCGACGACGTCATTCCGTTCGGTTTCGTGCTGCATGCGATCGGGAGGCTGGTCGGCCTCAACATCATCGGGATGCGCCGCCGCGGCGTTCCGAAGGAAAACATCCGCGCCGTGCAGCGGGCCTATGCGCTGCTGTTCGAAGGCGAGGGCGAATTCGCGCCGCGGATCGACAAGCTCGAGGCCGAACTCGGCAGCGTTCCCGAGGTGGCGAGGATCATCGCATTCCTGCGCACCAAGGGCCGCAGGCCGGTCATGCTGACCAGGGTGCGCGGCCGGCGCACCGACGATCCCGAATAG
- the lpxI gene encoding UDP-2,3-diacylglucosamine diphosphatase LpxI (LpxI, functionally equivalent to LpxH, replaces it in LPS biosynthesis in a minority of bacteria.), whose amino-acid sequence MATPAAAGVEEGPLAIIAGGGAIPMAVADAVERRGRRVVMFPVRGWADPAVERYRHHWIAPVQAGRFQRLARAEGCRDIVFIGTALRPPFSALRLDWLTLRLLPRVVRAYRGGDDHLLSSIARALEDYGFRIVGAHEVAPEILMPEGPIGGLRPSMRDQADIARALELLEATGPFDMGQAAVVADNHVLALEATEGTDAMLRRIAELRGQGWIAAPAGTGVLVKAPKPQQDKRFDLPAIGPRTVEEAARAGLAGIAVVAGGSIIAEPAAVAASADRAKVFVVGVKAGER is encoded by the coding sequence ATGGCGACGCCCGCGGCAGCAGGCGTGGAGGAGGGCCCGCTTGCGATCATCGCGGGCGGCGGCGCCATTCCGATGGCGGTCGCGGATGCCGTCGAGCGGCGCGGGCGGCGCGTCGTGATGTTTCCGGTGCGCGGCTGGGCCGATCCCGCGGTCGAACGCTATCGTCATCACTGGATCGCGCCGGTGCAGGCTGGACGATTCCAGCGGCTCGCGCGGGCCGAAGGCTGCCGCGACATCGTGTTCATCGGGACTGCGCTGCGGCCCCCGTTCAGCGCGTTGCGTCTCGACTGGCTGACCTTGCGCTTGCTGCCGCGTGTCGTGCGCGCCTACCGCGGCGGCGACGACCATTTGCTGTCGAGTATTGCGCGGGCGCTCGAGGACTACGGCTTTCGCATTGTCGGGGCGCATGAAGTGGCGCCGGAGATCCTGATGCCGGAGGGGCCGATCGGGGGCTTGCGGCCATCAATGCGCGATCAGGCGGACATCGCGCGCGCCCTCGAGCTCCTGGAAGCGACGGGCCCGTTCGATATGGGGCAGGCAGCGGTTGTCGCCGACAACCATGTGCTGGCCTTGGAGGCGACGGAAGGGACCGACGCGATGCTCAGGCGCATCGCCGAATTGCGCGGGCAGGGCTGGATCGCGGCTCCCGCCGGCACAGGTGTGCTGGTCAAGGCACCGAAGCCGCAGCAGGATAAGCGCTTCGACCTGCCGGCGATCGGTCCGCGCACCGTCGAGGAGGCGGCGCGCGCCGGGCTTGCCGGAATCGCAGTGGTCGCCGGCGGTTCAATCATTGCAGAGCCGGCCGCGGTTGCGGCATCGGCCGACAGGGCGAAGGTCTTCGTGGTGGGCGTCAAGGCCGGCGAGCGATGA
- the lpxB gene encoding lipid-A-disaccharide synthase, with protein MTRPLQLFLVAAEESGDALGGALMGALCAQRADISFTGVGGRAMQDHGLKTLFDTADLSIIGAAAIPAKLPLIFRRIRETAGAVIAAKPDALIIIDSPDFTHRVARAVRKAAPNVSIINYAPPTVWAWRPWRARAMRRYVDEILAILPFEPAAFARLDGPHCTYVGHPLAERIGSLRPNPDEERGRMSGPPLLLVLPGSRASEIRRLAGIFGAAVAQLAKQAGPLDVVLPTLPHIAGQVAAATADWPVRPRIVVTPEEKHAAFRAARAALAASGTVTLELALAQVPTVAAYRIPLWEGAVFRLMAHIDTVILANLVLGENVVPEFLQRDCTPDRLAAALLPLLRESPERRHQIEAFARLDQVMDLAGEPPSTRAAQAVLAGIDRKTALSSTPASC; from the coding sequence ATGACGCGTCCGCTCCAACTGTTTCTCGTGGCCGCGGAGGAGTCCGGCGATGCGCTCGGCGGCGCGCTGATGGGTGCGCTGTGCGCGCAGCGTGCGGACATCTCATTTACCGGCGTCGGCGGTCGCGCGATGCAGGATCACGGACTCAAGACCCTGTTCGACACCGCCGATCTATCCATCATCGGCGCCGCCGCGATCCCCGCAAAGCTGCCGCTCATCTTCCGGCGTATTCGCGAAACCGCCGGCGCCGTGATCGCCGCAAAGCCGGACGCGCTGATCATCATCGACAGCCCGGACTTTACGCATCGGGTCGCGCGAGCCGTGCGCAAGGCGGCGCCGAACGTTTCGATCATCAATTACGCGCCGCCGACGGTATGGGCCTGGCGGCCTTGGCGTGCCCGCGCCATGCGGCGCTATGTCGACGAGATCCTGGCGATCCTGCCGTTCGAGCCCGCGGCGTTCGCGCGGCTCGACGGTCCCCACTGCACCTACGTCGGACATCCGCTCGCCGAACGTATCGGCAGCCTGCGGCCCAACCCCGATGAGGAGCGCGGGCGCATGTCCGGTCCGCCGCTGCTGCTTGTGCTCCCCGGCAGCCGCGCAAGCGAGATCCGCAGGTTGGCCGGAATCTTCGGCGCCGCGGTCGCGCAACTGGCGAAGCAGGCGGGTCCGCTTGATGTGGTGCTGCCGACACTGCCGCATATCGCCGGGCAGGTCGCGGCAGCCACCGCGGACTGGCCGGTGCGCCCGCGCATCGTGGTGACGCCCGAGGAGAAACATGCGGCGTTCCGGGCAGCGCGCGCGGCGCTCGCGGCGTCCGGGACCGTAACGCTTGAACTTGCGCTGGCGCAGGTGCCGACAGTCGCGGCCTATCGCATTCCGCTCTGGGAGGGGGCGGTGTTCCGCCTGATGGCGCACATCGATACGGTCATCCTCGCCAACCTGGTGCTGGGCGAGAACGTCGTGCCGGAATTCCTGCAGCGCGATTGCACGCCCGACCGGCTCGCCGCCGCGCTCCTTCCGCTGCTGCGCGAGAGCCCCGAGCGGCGCCACCAGATCGAGGCGTTCGCCCGCCTCGACCAGGTCATGGACCTTGCCGGCGAGCCTCCGAGCACGCGCGCGGCGCAGGCGGTTCTCGCCGGAATCGACCGCAAAACCGCCCTATCATCGACTCCGGCTTCATGTTAA
- a CDS encoding beta-ketoacyl-ACP synthase III codes for MAKTKSLKPSRVREKQNRAAITAVHGYLPPDVLTNAELAQLVDTSDAWITERTGIKERHILKGEGLGTSHMGAEAVRGLLRKTNTAAKDVDLLICATTTPDFVFPSTANLICDMVGIRNIGSFDVQAACSGFIYALSIATQFVENGGAKRVIVVGADKMSAILDYSDRATCVLFGDGAGAVLIEPSKNGHGIRDVLIRSDGAGMPHLHQKAGGSRMPPSAETVAKRLHFVHQEGAAVYKFAVARMAEISMEIMLRNQLNPDKVDWLVPHQANKRIIEATAERMGLPMDRVMITINKFGNTTAATIPLCLWDYEQRLKEGDRMLFAAFGGGFTWAGAYVTWGYDGGH; via the coding sequence ATGGCCAAAACCAAGAGCTTGAAGCCAAGCCGCGTGCGCGAAAAACAAAACCGCGCGGCGATCACGGCCGTTCATGGCTACCTTCCTCCCGACGTCCTGACCAATGCGGAACTCGCCCAGCTGGTCGATACCTCTGACGCCTGGATTACCGAGCGCACCGGGATCAAGGAGCGCCATATCCTCAAGGGCGAGGGGCTCGGCACCTCGCATATGGGCGCCGAGGCGGTGCGCGGGCTGCTGCGCAAGACCAACACGGCGGCGAAGGACGTGGATCTCTTGATCTGCGCCACGACCACCCCGGACTTCGTCTTCCCGTCGACCGCAAACCTGATCTGCGACATGGTCGGGATCCGCAACATCGGCTCGTTCGACGTGCAGGCGGCGTGCTCCGGCTTCATCTACGCGCTCTCGATCGCAACCCAGTTCGTCGAGAACGGCGGCGCGAAGCGCGTGATCGTGGTCGGCGCCGACAAGATGTCCGCGATCCTCGACTACTCCGACCGCGCGACCTGCGTCCTGTTCGGCGACGGCGCCGGCGCCGTGCTGATCGAGCCCTCGAAGAACGGGCATGGCATCCGCGACGTACTGATCCGCTCCGATGGGGCCGGCATGCCGCATCTGCATCAGAAGGCGGGCGGCAGCCGGATGCCGCCGAGCGCCGAGACGGTCGCCAAGCGGCTGCACTTCGTCCACCAGGAAGGCGCGGCGGTCTACAAGTTCGCGGTCGCCCGCATGGCGGAGATTTCCATGGAGATCATGCTGCGCAACCAGCTCAACCCCGACAAGGTCGACTGGCTGGTGCCGCATCAGGCCAACAAGCGCATCATCGAGGCGACCGCCGAGCGCATGGGCCTGCCGATGGATCGGGTGATGATCACCATCAACAAGTTCGGCAACACGACGGCAGCGACCATCCCGCTGTGCCTGTGGGACTACGAGCAGCGCCTGAAGGAGGGCGACCGCATGCTCTTTGCGGCGTTCGGCGGCGGCTTCACCTGGGCCGGTGCCTACGTGACCTGGGGTTACGACGGCGGGCACTAA
- a CDS encoding VCBS repeat-containing protein yields MWAIDGTRDKFNGFVNNGTAAVGAPGPDWHIVDTADFDSDGKGDILWRTDGGTLAIWEIDGARIKFNGFVNNGTAAVGAPGHDWHIADAADFDGDGKGDILWRTESGSLAIWEMDGARIKFNGFVNNGTAAVGAPGPDWHIERLGDYDGDGKNDMLWRTDSGSLAIWEMDGTRIKFNGFVNNGTTAVGAPGPDWHIADTADFDGDGKNDILWRTDSGSLAIWGMDGTRIKFNGFVNNGTTAVGAPGPDWHIERLGDYDGDGKNDILWRTDSGSLAIWEMDGTRIKFNGFVNNGTEAVGAPGPDWHIVKPDYDLV; encoded by the coding sequence ATCTGGGCGATCGACGGCACGCGGGACAAGTTCAACGGCTTCGTGAACAACGGCACCGCGGCGGTCGGCGCGCCGGGCCCCGACTGGCACATCGTCGACACGGCAGATTTCGACAGCGACGGCAAAGGCGACATCCTGTGGCGGACCGACGGCGGCACGCTGGCGATCTGGGAGATCGACGGCGCGCGGATCAAGTTCAACGGTTTCGTGAACAATGGCACCGCGGCGGTCGGCGCGCCGGGCCACGACTGGCACATCGCCGACGCGGCGGATTTCGACGGCGACGGCAAAGGCGACATCCTGTGGCGCACGGAGTCAGGCTCGCTGGCGATCTGGGAGATGGACGGTGCGCGGATCAAGTTCAACGGTTTCGTAAACAACGGCACCGCGGCGGTCGGTGCGCCCGGGCCGGATTGGCACATCGAGCGGCTCGGCGATTATGACGGCGACGGCAAGAATGACATGCTGTGGCGCACGGATTCGGGCTCGCTGGCGATCTGGGAGATGGACGGCACGCGAATCAAGTTCAACGGTTTCGTGAACAATGGCACGACCGCAGTCGGTGCGCCGGGCCCCGACTGGCACATCGCCGACACGGCGGATTTCGACGGCGACGGCAAGAATGACATCCTGTGGCGCACGGATTCAGGTTCACTGGCGATCTGGGGGATGGACGGCACGCGGATCAAGTTCAATGGTTTCGTGAACAACGGCACGACCGCGGTCGGCGCGCCTGGGCCGGACTGGCACATCGAGCGGCTCGGCGATTATGACGGCGACGGCAAGAATGACATCCTGTGGCGCACGGATTCGGGCTCGCTGGCGATCTGGGAGATGGACGGCACGCGAATCAAGTTCAACGGTTTCGTGAACAACGGCACCGAGGCAGTCGGTGCGCCGGGGCCGGATTGGCACATCGTCAAGCCCGACTACGATCTGGTGTGA
- the gltA gene encoding citrate synthase — protein MDAKTPPAHGQNTKSAQLTIGEKNYAFPVYEGTVGPDVIDISKLYGQAGVFTYDPGFTSTGSCESKITYIDGDEGILLYRGYPIEQLAENGDFLETCYLLLYGELPTKSQKQDFDYRVNHHTMVHEQMTRFFQGFRRDAHPMSVMCGSVGAMAAFYHDSTDISDPMQRMIASMRMIAKMPTLAAMAYKYSVGQPFVYPQNSLDYATNFLRMCFAVPAEEYKPNPVLARAMDRIFILHADHEQNASTSTVRLAGSSGANPFACIAAGIACLWGPAHGGANEAALKMLAEIGTVDRIPEYIKRSKDKNDSFRLMGFGHRVYKHYDPRAKIMQKTAHEVLNELGIKDDPLLDVAMELEKIALSDEYFIEKKLYPNVDFYSGITLKAIGFPTSMFTVLFAIARTVGWIAQWKEMIEDPSQKIGRPRQLYTGATRREYQPISRRK, from the coding sequence ATGGACGCCAAGACGCCGCCTGCCCACGGCCAGAACACCAAATCTGCGCAACTCACCATCGGCGAGAAGAACTATGCCTTCCCGGTGTACGAGGGGACGGTCGGTCCGGATGTGATCGACATCTCCAAGCTCTACGGCCAGGCCGGCGTCTTCACCTACGACCCGGGCTTCACCTCGACGGGGAGCTGCGAGTCCAAGATCACCTACATCGACGGCGACGAAGGCATCCTGCTCTACCGCGGCTATCCGATCGAGCAGCTCGCCGAGAACGGCGACTTCCTCGAGACCTGCTATCTGCTGCTCTACGGCGAACTGCCCACCAAGTCGCAGAAGCAGGACTTCGACTATCGCGTGAACCATCACACGATGGTGCACGAGCAGATGACCCGCTTCTTCCAGGGCTTCCGCCGCGACGCACACCCGATGTCGGTCATGTGCGGCTCGGTCGGCGCGATGGCGGCGTTCTATCACGACTCGACCGACATCTCCGATCCGATGCAGCGCATGATCGCCTCGATGCGCATGATCGCAAAAATGCCGACGCTCGCCGCGATGGCCTACAAGTATTCGGTCGGCCAGCCGTTCGTCTATCCGCAGAACAGCCTCGACTACGCGACCAACTTCCTGCGCATGTGCTTCGCGGTCCCGGCCGAGGAGTACAAGCCGAACCCGGTGCTGGCGCGCGCGATGGACCGCATCTTCATCCTGCACGCCGACCACGAGCAGAACGCCTCGACCTCGACGGTGCGGCTCGCCGGCTCCTCCGGCGCGAACCCGTTCGCCTGCATCGCCGCCGGCATCGCCTGCCTGTGGGGCCCGGCGCACGGCGGCGCCAACGAGGCCGCGCTGAAAATGCTCGCCGAGATCGGCACGGTCGACCGCATCCCGGAATACATCAAGCGCTCGAAGGACAAGAACGACTCGTTCCGCCTGATGGGCTTCGGCCACCGCGTCTACAAGCACTACGACCCGCGCGCGAAAATCATGCAGAAGACCGCGCACGAGGTGCTCAACGAGCTCGGCATCAAGGACGATCCGCTGCTCGATGTCGCGATGGAGCTGGAGAAGATCGCGCTCTCCGACGAATACTTCATCGAGAAGAAGCTCTATCCGAATGTCGACTTCTATTCGGGCATCACCTTGAAGGCGATCGGCTTCCCGACCAGCATGTTCACCGTGCTGTTCGCGATCGCGCGCACCGTCGGCTGGATCGCGCAATGGAAGGAGATGATCGAGGACCCGAGCCAGAAGATCGGCCGCCCGCGCCAGCTCTACACCGGCGCGACGCGGCGCGAGTATCAGCCGATTTCGCGGAGGAAGTAG
- the gltX gene encoding glutamate--tRNA ligase, translated as MTDIVARFAPSPTGFLHIGGARTALFNWLYARGRAGKFLLRIEDTDRARSTDEAIAAIFDGLTWLGLEWDGEPVHQFSRAARHREVAEQLLSEGKAYYCYATPEELAGMREQARAEGRSKLYNGLWRDRDPSYPRPNVAPVIRLKAPLTGETVIEDQVQGRVVWQNENLDDLVLLRSDGTPTYMHAVVVDDHDMGVTHIIRGDDHLTNAARQTQIYQALGWHVPVMAHIPLIHGPDGAKLSKRHGALGVEAYRAMGYLPAAMRNYLVRLGWAHGDQEIFSTEEMMAAFDLPAIGRAPARLDLAKLDNLNGHYIRAMSDADLVAEIERVLPYVPNGAGLAAKLSPILREKLIAAMPGLKERAKTLVELIESARYLYADRPLPLEEKAEAQMTPEARAVLGRVARDLAMVDPWSAEGAEAAVRAFAERSGAKLGAIAQPLRVALTGRTTSPGIFDVLAVLGKAESLARIADQAVGPAEGLSAAR; from the coding sequence ATGACCGACATCGTTGCCCGCTTTGCGCCCTCCCCGACCGGTTTCCTGCACATCGGCGGCGCGCGCACCGCACTGTTCAACTGGCTCTACGCGCGCGGGCGGGCCGGCAAATTCCTGCTGCGCATCGAGGATACCGACCGCGCCCGTTCAACCGACGAGGCGATCGCGGCGATCTTCGACGGGCTCACCTGGCTCGGCCTCGAATGGGACGGCGAGCCGGTGCACCAGTTCTCGCGCGCCGCGCGCCACCGCGAGGTCGCCGAGCAGCTCCTGAGCGAAGGCAAGGCCTATTATTGCTACGCCACCCCCGAGGAGCTCGCCGGGATGCGCGAGCAGGCGCGCGCGGAAGGACGCTCCAAGCTCTACAACGGGCTGTGGCGCGACCGCGATCCATCATATCCGCGGCCCAATGTGGCGCCCGTGATCAGGCTCAAGGCCCCGCTAACGGGTGAGACCGTGATCGAGGATCAGGTGCAGGGCCGCGTGGTGTGGCAGAACGAGAACCTCGACGATCTCGTCCTCTTGCGTTCCGACGGAACGCCGACCTACATGCACGCCGTCGTGGTCGACGACCACGACATGGGCGTGACCCACATCATCCGCGGCGACGACCACCTGACCAACGCGGCGCGGCAGACCCAGATCTATCAGGCGCTCGGCTGGCACGTGCCGGTGATGGCGCACATTCCGCTGATCCATGGGCCGGACGGCGCGAAACTCTCCAAACGTCACGGGGCGCTCGGCGTCGAGGCCTACCGCGCGATGGGCTACCTGCCGGCTGCGATGCGCAACTACCTGGTGCGCCTCGGCTGGGCGCATGGCGACCAGGAAATCTTCTCGACCGAAGAGATGATGGCGGCGTTCGACCTGCCGGCCATCGGCCGCGCGCCCGCACGGCTCGACCTTGCCAAGCTCGACAACCTCAACGGCCACTATATCCGGGCGATGTCCGACGCGGATCTCGTTGCTGAAATCGAGCGCGTCCTACCCTACGTCCCGAACGGCGCGGGGCTTGCCGCCAAGCTCTCCCCAATCCTGCGCGAAAAGCTCATTGCTGCCATGCCGGGCCTGAAAGAGCGCGCCAAGACGCTGGTCGAGCTGATCGAAAGCGCGCGTTACCTCTACGCCGATCGGCCGCTGCCGCTGGAGGAGAAGGCGGAGGCACAGATGACACCCGAGGCACGCGCTGTGCTCGGCCGCGTCGCGCGCGATCTCGCCATGGTCGACCCATGGAGCGCCGAAGGCGCGGAGGCGGCCGTGCGCGCCTTTGCGGAGCGTTCGGGCGCAAAGCTCGGCGCCATCGCCCAGCCGCTGCGCGTCGCGCTGACCGGGCGCACCACCTCGCCGGGGATTTTCGACGTGCTTGCCGTGCTGGGCAAAGCCGAGAGCCTTGCCCGCATCGCCGACCAGGCGGTGGGCCCGGCTGAGGGCCTCTCCGCCGCCCGCTAG
- a CDS encoding cytochrome P450: MQAAARDYLKDYDTAPDNKKLSLIRQWMRSEPLPFFKQLRAERPILVAPECTLISLYSDLTDVMQMPKTFTVDLYKPKMEVTATNVGYLMAHDDDALHYREKSLMQGLLNRDDLPRIRKLVEETGRKILDDAGGKIEVVNEYCRMVPAQLVQKYFGLDGVDPKELIDWSYWNQYDVFHNQPFDLNTPEQFHYIVKKHEEVTEKLKFYMTLLMLRKGLVVLLGKLVDLILSPLRLLRKLTCRLLHCQPNTGPTRDDMVKRMLRSKFASEVDFPVARIAVNAGGLLIGAIETTSQAVAQVIEYFLVHRTDLLDQVRTKAAAPDRAAFDAMVWEALRFVPISPYMFRQASEDYSVAKGTRHETLIRKGTNVLVLSQSAMFDTYAYDDPDVFNPNRNWYHNFNFGFGEHECLGKYVGMVLIPEMVRQVMLREGLECAGPIGRKNGARYGDGPGAGETGPFPEDYRLTYASGPSSP, translated from the coding sequence ATGCAGGCCGCAGCCCGCGACTATCTGAAGGACTACGACACCGCGCCGGACAACAAGAAACTCTCCCTGATCCGGCAGTGGATGAGGTCGGAGCCGCTGCCGTTCTTCAAGCAGCTGCGCGCCGAGCGCCCCATTCTCGTGGCGCCCGAGTGCACGCTGATCAGCCTGTATAGCGACCTGACCGACGTCATGCAGATGCCGAAGACCTTCACGGTCGATCTCTACAAGCCCAAGATGGAAGTCACGGCGACGAACGTCGGCTACCTGATGGCGCACGACGATGATGCCCTGCACTACCGCGAGAAGTCGCTGATGCAGGGCCTGCTGAACCGCGACGACCTGCCCCGCATCAGAAAGCTGGTGGAGGAAACCGGACGCAAGATTCTCGACGACGCCGGCGGAAAGATCGAGGTCGTCAACGAGTATTGCCGCATGGTCCCGGCGCAGCTGGTGCAGAAGTATTTCGGGCTCGACGGCGTCGACCCGAAGGAATTGATCGATTGGTCGTACTGGAACCAATACGACGTTTTTCATAACCAGCCATTCGATCTCAATACGCCGGAGCAGTTCCACTACATCGTCAAGAAGCACGAAGAGGTGACCGAGAAACTCAAGTTCTACATGACCCTCCTGATGCTGCGAAAAGGTCTCGTGGTCCTCCTCGGCAAGCTCGTCGACCTCATCCTGTCGCCGCTGCGGCTGCTCCGGAAACTCACGTGCCGCCTGCTTCATTGCCAGCCGAACACCGGCCCGACGCGCGACGACATGGTGAAGCGGATGCTCCGCTCGAAGTTCGCCAGCGAGGTGGATTTTCCGGTCGCGCGCATCGCGGTCAATGCCGGCGGTCTTCTGATCGGCGCGATCGAGACGACGTCGCAGGCGGTCGCGCAGGTGATCGAGTACTTCCTGGTCCATCGCACCGACCTGCTGGATCAGGTGAGGACCAAGGCCGCCGCACCGGACCGGGCCGCGTTCGACGCGATGGTGTGGGAGGCGCTACGCTTCGTGCCGATCAGTCCCTACATGTTCCGCCAGGCGTCCGAGGACTACAGCGTCGCGAAGGGCACGCGGCACGAGACGCTGATCCGCAAGGGCACCAATGTGCTGGTGCTCTCGCAGTCCGCGATGTTCGACACCTACGCGTATGACGATCCGGACGTCTTCAATCCGAACCGCAACTGGTATCACAACTTCAACTTCGGCTTCGGCGAGCACGAGTGTCTCGGCAAGTACGTCGGCATGGTGCTGATTCCCGAAATGGTCCGTCAGGTCATGCTGCGCGAAGGGCTTGAGTGTGCCGGCCCGATCGGCCGCAAGAACGGTGCACGCTACGGCGACGGTCCGGGCGCCGGCGAGACCGGGCCGTTCCCGGAAGACTACAGGCTGACCTACGCCAGCGGGCCTTCATCGCCTTAG